The Salvelinus fontinalis isolate EN_2023a chromosome 31, ASM2944872v1, whole genome shotgun sequence genome has a window encoding:
- the LOC129830035 gene encoding kelch-like protein 17 isoform X4, with the protein MSRSSFRSEEKMAETSCTKKVQSPRVRPRQVPSAADHGTMMEGGMQLLNRDGHSISHNSKRHYHDSFVSMNRMRQRGLLCDIVLHVSNKEIKAHKVVLASCSPYFHAMFTNEMSESRQTHVTLHDIDPQALEQLVQYAYTAEIVVGEGNVQTLLPAASLLQLNGVRDACCKFLLSQLDPSNCLGIRSFADTHSCSDLLKSAHKYVLQHFVEVSKTEEFMLLPLKQVLDLISSDNLNVPSEEEVYRAVLSWVKHDIDGRRQHVPWLMKCVRLPLLRRDFLMSNVDTELLVRHHSECKDLLIEALKYHLMPEQRGVLSNSRTRPRRCEGASPVLFAVGGGSLFAIHGDCEAYDTRTDRWHMVASMSTRRARVGVAAIGNKLYAVGGYDGTSDLATVESYDPVTNSWQPEVSMGTRRSCLGVAVLHGLLYAAGGYDGASCLNSAERYDPLTSTWTSISAMSTRRRYVRVATLDGSLYAVGGYDSSSHLATVEKYEPQSNAWTAIANMLSRRSSAGVAVLEGMLYVAGGNDGTSCLNSVERFNPKTNAWEGVAPMNIRRSTHDLVAMDGWLYAVGGNDGSSSLNSIEKYNPRSNKWVAASCMFTRRSSVGVAVLELLNFPPPSSPTLSVSSTSL; encoded by the exons TCGCCCAGAGTGAGGCCCAGGCAGGTGCCGTCTGCTGCTGACCACGGCACCATGATGGAGGGGGGCATGCAGCTGCTGAACCGCGACGGCCACAGCATCTCGCACAACTCCAAGCGCCACTATCACGACTCGTTCGTGTCCATGAACAGGATGCGCCAGCGTGGCCTGCTCTGCGACATCGTGCTGCACGTCTCCAACAAGGAGATCAAGGCGCACAAGGTGGTGCTGGCCTCCTGCAGTCCCTACTTCCATGCCATGTTTACAA ATGAGATGTCGGAGAGTCGTCAGACCCACGTGACCCTGCATGACATTGACCCCCAGGCGTTGGAACAGCTGGTTCAGTATGCCTACACGGCAGAAATCGTGGTGGGGGAGGGCAACGTGCAG ACATTGCTTCCAGCGGCCAGCCTGCTGCAGCTCAACGGAGTGAGGGACGCCTGCTGTAAGTTCCTCCTCAGCCAGCTGGACCCTTCCAACTGCCTGGGCATCCGCAGCTTTGCCGACACGCACTCCTGCAGCGACCTGCTCAAGTCTGCGCACAAGTACGTCCTGCAGCACTTTGTGGAGGTGTCCAAGACCGAGGAGTTCATGCTGCTGCCGCTGAAGCAG GTATTAGACCTGATCTCCAGTGACAACCTGAACGTACCGTCAGAAGAGGAGGTATACCGGGCCGTGCTGAGCTGGGTCAAACACGACATAGATGGGCGCAGGCAGCACGTACCCTGG CTGATGAAGTGCGTGCGTCTGCCCCTGCTGCGGAGGGATTTCCTCATGAGCAACGTGGATACGGAGCTGCTGGTGCGCCACCACTCTGAGTGCAAGGACCTGCTCATCGAGGCCCTCAAGTACCATCTTATGCCCGAGCAGAGGGGTGTGCTGAGTAACAGCCGCACCCGGCCGCGCCGCTGCGAGGGCGCCAGCCCCGTGCTCTTCGCCGTCG GTGGCGGCAGTCTGTTTGCTATCCACGGTGACTGCGAGGCCTACGACACGCGGACTGACCGCTGGCACATGGTGGCATCCATGTCCACTCGGCGGGCACGGGTGGGCGTGGCGGCCATTGGCAACAAGCTGTACGCTGTGGGAGG GTATGACGGCACCTCAGATTTGGCCACCGTGGAGTCCTACGACCCTGTCACCAACTCCTGGCAGCCTGAGGTTTCAATGGGGACGCGGCGGAGCTGTTTGGGCGTGGCAGTGTTGCACGGCCTTCTGTACGCCGCCGGTGGTTACGACGGAGCTTCCTGTCTCAACAG TGCAGAGCGGTACGACCCTCTCACCAGTACCTGGACCTCCATCTCTGCCATGAGCACCCGAAGGAGATACGTCCGTGTGGCCACTCTAG atggcAGTCTGTATGCAGTAGGAGGATATGACAGCTCCTCACACCTAGCAACAGTGGAAAAATATGAACCACAg AGTAACGCGTGGACAGCCATCGCCAACATGCTGAGTCGACGCAGCAGTGCCGGGGTGGCCGTGCTGGAGGGCATGCTCTATGTCGCCGGGGGCAACGATGGCACCAGCTGCCTAAACTCGGTGGAGCGATTCAATCCCAAGACCAACGCCTGGGAGGGCGTGGCGCCCATGAACATCCGCAG GAGTACCCACGACCTGGTGGCTATGGACGGCTGGCTGTACGCGGTGGGCGGCAACGACGGCAGCTCCAGCCTCAACTCCATTGAGAAGTACAACCCGCGCAGCAACAAGTGGGTGGCGGCCTCCTGCATGTTCACGCGGCGCAGCAGTGTGGGGGTGGCCGTCCTAGAGCTGCTCAACTTCCCGCCGCCTTCGTCGCCCACGCTCTCTGTGTCTTCCACCAGCCTTTGA
- the LOC129830035 gene encoding kelch-like protein 17 isoform X3, with product MSRSSFRSEEKMAETSCTKKVQSPRVRPRQVPSAADHGTMMEGGMQLLNRDGHSISHNSKRHYHDSFVSMNRMRQRGLLCDIVLHVSNKEIKAHKVVLASCSPYFHAMFTNEMSESRQTHVTLHDIDPQALEQLVQYAYTAEIVVGEGNVQTLLPAASLLQLNGVRDACCKFLLSQLDPSNCLGIRSFADTHSCSDLLKSAHKYVLQHFVEVSKTEEFMLLPLKQVLDLISSDNLNVPSEEEVYRAVLSWVKHDIDGRRQHVPWLMKCVRLPLLRRDFLMSNVDTELLVRHHSECKDLLIEALKYHLMPEQRGVLSNSRTRPRRCEGASPVLFAVGQCAPEVTHQGGGSLFAIHGDCEAYDTRTDRWHMVASMSTRRARVGVAAIGNKLYAVGGYDGTSDLATVESYDPVTNSWQPEVSMGTRRSCLGVAVLHGLLYAAGGYDGASCLNSAERYDPLTSTWTSISAMSTRRRYVRVATLDGSLYAVGGYDSSSHLATVEKYEPQSNAWTAIANMLSRRSSAGVAVLEGMLYVAGGNDGTSCLNSVERFNPKTNAWEGVAPMNIRRSTHDLVAMDGWLYAVGGNDGSSSLNSIEKYNPRSNKWVAASCMFTRRSSVGVAVLELLNFPPPSSPTLSVSSTSL from the exons TCGCCCAGAGTGAGGCCCAGGCAGGTGCCGTCTGCTGCTGACCACGGCACCATGATGGAGGGGGGCATGCAGCTGCTGAACCGCGACGGCCACAGCATCTCGCACAACTCCAAGCGCCACTATCACGACTCGTTCGTGTCCATGAACAGGATGCGCCAGCGTGGCCTGCTCTGCGACATCGTGCTGCACGTCTCCAACAAGGAGATCAAGGCGCACAAGGTGGTGCTGGCCTCCTGCAGTCCCTACTTCCATGCCATGTTTACAA ATGAGATGTCGGAGAGTCGTCAGACCCACGTGACCCTGCATGACATTGACCCCCAGGCGTTGGAACAGCTGGTTCAGTATGCCTACACGGCAGAAATCGTGGTGGGGGAGGGCAACGTGCAG ACATTGCTTCCAGCGGCCAGCCTGCTGCAGCTCAACGGAGTGAGGGACGCCTGCTGTAAGTTCCTCCTCAGCCAGCTGGACCCTTCCAACTGCCTGGGCATCCGCAGCTTTGCCGACACGCACTCCTGCAGCGACCTGCTCAAGTCTGCGCACAAGTACGTCCTGCAGCACTTTGTGGAGGTGTCCAAGACCGAGGAGTTCATGCTGCTGCCGCTGAAGCAG GTATTAGACCTGATCTCCAGTGACAACCTGAACGTACCGTCAGAAGAGGAGGTATACCGGGCCGTGCTGAGCTGGGTCAAACACGACATAGATGGGCGCAGGCAGCACGTACCCTGG CTGATGAAGTGCGTGCGTCTGCCCCTGCTGCGGAGGGATTTCCTCATGAGCAACGTGGATACGGAGCTGCTGGTGCGCCACCACTCTGAGTGCAAGGACCTGCTCATCGAGGCCCTCAAGTACCATCTTATGCCCGAGCAGAGGGGTGTGCTGAGTAACAGCCGCACCCGGCCGCGCCGCTGCGAGGGCGCCAGCCCCGTGCTCTTCGCCGTCGGTCAGTGTGCCCCCGAGGTTACCCACCAGG GTGGCGGCAGTCTGTTTGCTATCCACGGTGACTGCGAGGCCTACGACACGCGGACTGACCGCTGGCACATGGTGGCATCCATGTCCACTCGGCGGGCACGGGTGGGCGTGGCGGCCATTGGCAACAAGCTGTACGCTGTGGGAGG GTATGACGGCACCTCAGATTTGGCCACCGTGGAGTCCTACGACCCTGTCACCAACTCCTGGCAGCCTGAGGTTTCAATGGGGACGCGGCGGAGCTGTTTGGGCGTGGCAGTGTTGCACGGCCTTCTGTACGCCGCCGGTGGTTACGACGGAGCTTCCTGTCTCAACAG TGCAGAGCGGTACGACCCTCTCACCAGTACCTGGACCTCCATCTCTGCCATGAGCACCCGAAGGAGATACGTCCGTGTGGCCACTCTAG atggcAGTCTGTATGCAGTAGGAGGATATGACAGCTCCTCACACCTAGCAACAGTGGAAAAATATGAACCACAg AGTAACGCGTGGACAGCCATCGCCAACATGCTGAGTCGACGCAGCAGTGCCGGGGTGGCCGTGCTGGAGGGCATGCTCTATGTCGCCGGGGGCAACGATGGCACCAGCTGCCTAAACTCGGTGGAGCGATTCAATCCCAAGACCAACGCCTGGGAGGGCGTGGCGCCCATGAACATCCGCAG GAGTACCCACGACCTGGTGGCTATGGACGGCTGGCTGTACGCGGTGGGCGGCAACGACGGCAGCTCCAGCCTCAACTCCATTGAGAAGTACAACCCGCGCAGCAACAAGTGGGTGGCGGCCTCCTGCATGTTCACGCGGCGCAGCAGTGTGGGGGTGGCCGTCCTAGAGCTGCTCAACTTCCCGCCGCCTTCGTCGCCCACGCTCTCTGTGTCTTCCACCAGCCTTTGA
- the LOC129830035 gene encoding kelch-like protein 17 isoform X2, which produces MSRSSFRSEEKMAETSCTKKVQSPRVRPRQVPSAADHGTMMEGGMQLLNRDGHSISHNSKRHYHDSFVSMNRMRQRGLLCDIVLHVSNKEIKAHKVVLASCSPYFHAMFTSHQVRCVSQFSSSILQLRLELCEDEMSESRQTHVTLHDIDPQALEQLVQYAYTAEIVVGEGNVQTLLPAASLLQLNGVRDACCKFLLSQLDPSNCLGIRSFADTHSCSDLLKSAHKYVLQHFVEVSKTEEFMLLPLKQVLDLISSDNLNVPSEEEVYRAVLSWVKHDIDGRRQHVPWLMKCVRLPLLRRDFLMSNVDTELLVRHHSECKDLLIEALKYHLMPEQRGVLSNSRTRPRRCEGASPVLFAVGGGSLFAIHGDCEAYDTRTDRWHMVASMSTRRARVGVAAIGNKLYAVGGYDGTSDLATVESYDPVTNSWQPEVSMGTRRSCLGVAVLHGLLYAAGGYDGASCLNSAERYDPLTSTWTSISAMSTRRRYVRVATLDGSLYAVGGYDSSSHLATVEKYEPQSNAWTAIANMLSRRSSAGVAVLEGMLYVAGGNDGTSCLNSVERFNPKTNAWEGVAPMNIRRSTHDLVAMDGWLYAVGGNDGSSSLNSIEKYNPRSNKWVAASCMFTRRSSVGVAVLELLNFPPPSSPTLSVSSTSL; this is translated from the exons TCGCCCAGAGTGAGGCCCAGGCAGGTGCCGTCTGCTGCTGACCACGGCACCATGATGGAGGGGGGCATGCAGCTGCTGAACCGCGACGGCCACAGCATCTCGCACAACTCCAAGCGCCACTATCACGACTCGTTCGTGTCCATGAACAGGATGCGCCAGCGTGGCCTGCTCTGCGACATCGTGCTGCACGTCTCCAACAAGGAGATCAAGGCGCACAAGGTGGTGCTGGCCTCCTGCAGTCCCTACTTCCATGCCATGTTTACAA GTCACCAGGTGAGGTGTGTGTCCCAGTTTTCCTCCTCCATCCTGCAGCTCAGACTAGAGCTTTGTGAGG ATGAGATGTCGGAGAGTCGTCAGACCCACGTGACCCTGCATGACATTGACCCCCAGGCGTTGGAACAGCTGGTTCAGTATGCCTACACGGCAGAAATCGTGGTGGGGGAGGGCAACGTGCAG ACATTGCTTCCAGCGGCCAGCCTGCTGCAGCTCAACGGAGTGAGGGACGCCTGCTGTAAGTTCCTCCTCAGCCAGCTGGACCCTTCCAACTGCCTGGGCATCCGCAGCTTTGCCGACACGCACTCCTGCAGCGACCTGCTCAAGTCTGCGCACAAGTACGTCCTGCAGCACTTTGTGGAGGTGTCCAAGACCGAGGAGTTCATGCTGCTGCCGCTGAAGCAG GTATTAGACCTGATCTCCAGTGACAACCTGAACGTACCGTCAGAAGAGGAGGTATACCGGGCCGTGCTGAGCTGGGTCAAACACGACATAGATGGGCGCAGGCAGCACGTACCCTGG CTGATGAAGTGCGTGCGTCTGCCCCTGCTGCGGAGGGATTTCCTCATGAGCAACGTGGATACGGAGCTGCTGGTGCGCCACCACTCTGAGTGCAAGGACCTGCTCATCGAGGCCCTCAAGTACCATCTTATGCCCGAGCAGAGGGGTGTGCTGAGTAACAGCCGCACCCGGCCGCGCCGCTGCGAGGGCGCCAGCCCCGTGCTCTTCGCCGTCG GTGGCGGCAGTCTGTTTGCTATCCACGGTGACTGCGAGGCCTACGACACGCGGACTGACCGCTGGCACATGGTGGCATCCATGTCCACTCGGCGGGCACGGGTGGGCGTGGCGGCCATTGGCAACAAGCTGTACGCTGTGGGAGG GTATGACGGCACCTCAGATTTGGCCACCGTGGAGTCCTACGACCCTGTCACCAACTCCTGGCAGCCTGAGGTTTCAATGGGGACGCGGCGGAGCTGTTTGGGCGTGGCAGTGTTGCACGGCCTTCTGTACGCCGCCGGTGGTTACGACGGAGCTTCCTGTCTCAACAG TGCAGAGCGGTACGACCCTCTCACCAGTACCTGGACCTCCATCTCTGCCATGAGCACCCGAAGGAGATACGTCCGTGTGGCCACTCTAG atggcAGTCTGTATGCAGTAGGAGGATATGACAGCTCCTCACACCTAGCAACAGTGGAAAAATATGAACCACAg AGTAACGCGTGGACAGCCATCGCCAACATGCTGAGTCGACGCAGCAGTGCCGGGGTGGCCGTGCTGGAGGGCATGCTCTATGTCGCCGGGGGCAACGATGGCACCAGCTGCCTAAACTCGGTGGAGCGATTCAATCCCAAGACCAACGCCTGGGAGGGCGTGGCGCCCATGAACATCCGCAG GAGTACCCACGACCTGGTGGCTATGGACGGCTGGCTGTACGCGGTGGGCGGCAACGACGGCAGCTCCAGCCTCAACTCCATTGAGAAGTACAACCCGCGCAGCAACAAGTGGGTGGCGGCCTCCTGCATGTTCACGCGGCGCAGCAGTGTGGGGGTGGCCGTCCTAGAGCTGCTCAACTTCCCGCCGCCTTCGTCGCCCACGCTCTCTGTGTCTTCCACCAGCCTTTGA
- the LOC129830035 gene encoding kelch-like protein 17 isoform X5: protein MMEGGMQLLNRDGHSISHNSKRHYHDSFVSMNRMRQRGLLCDIVLHVSNKEIKAHKVVLASCSPYFHAMFTSHQVRCVSQFSSSILQLRLELCEDEMSESRQTHVTLHDIDPQALEQLVQYAYTAEIVVGEGNVQTLLPAASLLQLNGVRDACCKFLLSQLDPSNCLGIRSFADTHSCSDLLKSAHKYVLQHFVEVSKTEEFMLLPLKQVLDLISSDNLNVPSEEEVYRAVLSWVKHDIDGRRQHVPWLMKCVRLPLLRRDFLMSNVDTELLVRHHSECKDLLIEALKYHLMPEQRGVLSNSRTRPRRCEGASPVLFAVGQCAPEVTHQGGGSLFAIHGDCEAYDTRTDRWHMVASMSTRRARVGVAAIGNKLYAVGGYDGTSDLATVESYDPVTNSWQPEVSMGTRRSCLGVAVLHGLLYAAGGYDGASCLNSAERYDPLTSTWTSISAMSTRRRYVRVATLDGSLYAVGGYDSSSHLATVEKYEPQSNAWTAIANMLSRRSSAGVAVLEGMLYVAGGNDGTSCLNSVERFNPKTNAWEGVAPMNIRRSTHDLVAMDGWLYAVGGNDGSSSLNSIEKYNPRSNKWVAASCMFTRRSSVGVAVLELLNFPPPSSPTLSVSSTSL, encoded by the exons ATGATGGAGGGGGGCATGCAGCTGCTGAACCGCGACGGCCACAGCATCTCGCACAACTCCAAGCGCCACTATCACGACTCGTTCGTGTCCATGAACAGGATGCGCCAGCGTGGCCTGCTCTGCGACATCGTGCTGCACGTCTCCAACAAGGAGATCAAGGCGCACAAGGTGGTGCTGGCCTCCTGCAGTCCCTACTTCCATGCCATGTTTACAA GTCACCAGGTGAGGTGTGTGTCCCAGTTTTCCTCCTCCATCCTGCAGCTCAGACTAGAGCTTTGTGAGG ATGAGATGTCGGAGAGTCGTCAGACCCACGTGACCCTGCATGACATTGACCCCCAGGCGTTGGAACAGCTGGTTCAGTATGCCTACACGGCAGAAATCGTGGTGGGGGAGGGCAACGTGCAG ACATTGCTTCCAGCGGCCAGCCTGCTGCAGCTCAACGGAGTGAGGGACGCCTGCTGTAAGTTCCTCCTCAGCCAGCTGGACCCTTCCAACTGCCTGGGCATCCGCAGCTTTGCCGACACGCACTCCTGCAGCGACCTGCTCAAGTCTGCGCACAAGTACGTCCTGCAGCACTTTGTGGAGGTGTCCAAGACCGAGGAGTTCATGCTGCTGCCGCTGAAGCAG GTATTAGACCTGATCTCCAGTGACAACCTGAACGTACCGTCAGAAGAGGAGGTATACCGGGCCGTGCTGAGCTGGGTCAAACACGACATAGATGGGCGCAGGCAGCACGTACCCTGG CTGATGAAGTGCGTGCGTCTGCCCCTGCTGCGGAGGGATTTCCTCATGAGCAACGTGGATACGGAGCTGCTGGTGCGCCACCACTCTGAGTGCAAGGACCTGCTCATCGAGGCCCTCAAGTACCATCTTATGCCCGAGCAGAGGGGTGTGCTGAGTAACAGCCGCACCCGGCCGCGCCGCTGCGAGGGCGCCAGCCCCGTGCTCTTCGCCGTCGGTCAGTGTGCCCCCGAGGTTACCCACCAGG GTGGCGGCAGTCTGTTTGCTATCCACGGTGACTGCGAGGCCTACGACACGCGGACTGACCGCTGGCACATGGTGGCATCCATGTCCACTCGGCGGGCACGGGTGGGCGTGGCGGCCATTGGCAACAAGCTGTACGCTGTGGGAGG GTATGACGGCACCTCAGATTTGGCCACCGTGGAGTCCTACGACCCTGTCACCAACTCCTGGCAGCCTGAGGTTTCAATGGGGACGCGGCGGAGCTGTTTGGGCGTGGCAGTGTTGCACGGCCTTCTGTACGCCGCCGGTGGTTACGACGGAGCTTCCTGTCTCAACAG TGCAGAGCGGTACGACCCTCTCACCAGTACCTGGACCTCCATCTCTGCCATGAGCACCCGAAGGAGATACGTCCGTGTGGCCACTCTAG atggcAGTCTGTATGCAGTAGGAGGATATGACAGCTCCTCACACCTAGCAACAGTGGAAAAATATGAACCACAg AGTAACGCGTGGACAGCCATCGCCAACATGCTGAGTCGACGCAGCAGTGCCGGGGTGGCCGTGCTGGAGGGCATGCTCTATGTCGCCGGGGGCAACGATGGCACCAGCTGCCTAAACTCGGTGGAGCGATTCAATCCCAAGACCAACGCCTGGGAGGGCGTGGCGCCCATGAACATCCGCAG GAGTACCCACGACCTGGTGGCTATGGACGGCTGGCTGTACGCGGTGGGCGGCAACGACGGCAGCTCCAGCCTCAACTCCATTGAGAAGTACAACCCGCGCAGCAACAAGTGGGTGGCGGCCTCCTGCATGTTCACGCGGCGCAGCAGTGTGGGGGTGGCCGTCCTAGAGCTGCTCAACTTCCCGCCGCCTTCGTCGCCCACGCTCTCTGTGTCTTCCACCAGCCTTTGA
- the LOC129830035 gene encoding kelch-like protein 17 isoform X1, translated as MSRSSFRSEEKMAETSCTKKVQSPRVRPRQVPSAADHGTMMEGGMQLLNRDGHSISHNSKRHYHDSFVSMNRMRQRGLLCDIVLHVSNKEIKAHKVVLASCSPYFHAMFTSHQVRCVSQFSSSILQLRLELCEDEMSESRQTHVTLHDIDPQALEQLVQYAYTAEIVVGEGNVQTLLPAASLLQLNGVRDACCKFLLSQLDPSNCLGIRSFADTHSCSDLLKSAHKYVLQHFVEVSKTEEFMLLPLKQVLDLISSDNLNVPSEEEVYRAVLSWVKHDIDGRRQHVPWLMKCVRLPLLRRDFLMSNVDTELLVRHHSECKDLLIEALKYHLMPEQRGVLSNSRTRPRRCEGASPVLFAVGQCAPEVTHQGGGSLFAIHGDCEAYDTRTDRWHMVASMSTRRARVGVAAIGNKLYAVGGYDGTSDLATVESYDPVTNSWQPEVSMGTRRSCLGVAVLHGLLYAAGGYDGASCLNSAERYDPLTSTWTSISAMSTRRRYVRVATLDGSLYAVGGYDSSSHLATVEKYEPQSNAWTAIANMLSRRSSAGVAVLEGMLYVAGGNDGTSCLNSVERFNPKTNAWEGVAPMNIRRSTHDLVAMDGWLYAVGGNDGSSSLNSIEKYNPRSNKWVAASCMFTRRSSVGVAVLELLNFPPPSSPTLSVSSTSL; from the exons TCGCCCAGAGTGAGGCCCAGGCAGGTGCCGTCTGCTGCTGACCACGGCACCATGATGGAGGGGGGCATGCAGCTGCTGAACCGCGACGGCCACAGCATCTCGCACAACTCCAAGCGCCACTATCACGACTCGTTCGTGTCCATGAACAGGATGCGCCAGCGTGGCCTGCTCTGCGACATCGTGCTGCACGTCTCCAACAAGGAGATCAAGGCGCACAAGGTGGTGCTGGCCTCCTGCAGTCCCTACTTCCATGCCATGTTTACAA GTCACCAGGTGAGGTGTGTGTCCCAGTTTTCCTCCTCCATCCTGCAGCTCAGACTAGAGCTTTGTGAGG ATGAGATGTCGGAGAGTCGTCAGACCCACGTGACCCTGCATGACATTGACCCCCAGGCGTTGGAACAGCTGGTTCAGTATGCCTACACGGCAGAAATCGTGGTGGGGGAGGGCAACGTGCAG ACATTGCTTCCAGCGGCCAGCCTGCTGCAGCTCAACGGAGTGAGGGACGCCTGCTGTAAGTTCCTCCTCAGCCAGCTGGACCCTTCCAACTGCCTGGGCATCCGCAGCTTTGCCGACACGCACTCCTGCAGCGACCTGCTCAAGTCTGCGCACAAGTACGTCCTGCAGCACTTTGTGGAGGTGTCCAAGACCGAGGAGTTCATGCTGCTGCCGCTGAAGCAG GTATTAGACCTGATCTCCAGTGACAACCTGAACGTACCGTCAGAAGAGGAGGTATACCGGGCCGTGCTGAGCTGGGTCAAACACGACATAGATGGGCGCAGGCAGCACGTACCCTGG CTGATGAAGTGCGTGCGTCTGCCCCTGCTGCGGAGGGATTTCCTCATGAGCAACGTGGATACGGAGCTGCTGGTGCGCCACCACTCTGAGTGCAAGGACCTGCTCATCGAGGCCCTCAAGTACCATCTTATGCCCGAGCAGAGGGGTGTGCTGAGTAACAGCCGCACCCGGCCGCGCCGCTGCGAGGGCGCCAGCCCCGTGCTCTTCGCCGTCGGTCAGTGTGCCCCCGAGGTTACCCACCAGG GTGGCGGCAGTCTGTTTGCTATCCACGGTGACTGCGAGGCCTACGACACGCGGACTGACCGCTGGCACATGGTGGCATCCATGTCCACTCGGCGGGCACGGGTGGGCGTGGCGGCCATTGGCAACAAGCTGTACGCTGTGGGAGG GTATGACGGCACCTCAGATTTGGCCACCGTGGAGTCCTACGACCCTGTCACCAACTCCTGGCAGCCTGAGGTTTCAATGGGGACGCGGCGGAGCTGTTTGGGCGTGGCAGTGTTGCACGGCCTTCTGTACGCCGCCGGTGGTTACGACGGAGCTTCCTGTCTCAACAG TGCAGAGCGGTACGACCCTCTCACCAGTACCTGGACCTCCATCTCTGCCATGAGCACCCGAAGGAGATACGTCCGTGTGGCCACTCTAG atggcAGTCTGTATGCAGTAGGAGGATATGACAGCTCCTCACACCTAGCAACAGTGGAAAAATATGAACCACAg AGTAACGCGTGGACAGCCATCGCCAACATGCTGAGTCGACGCAGCAGTGCCGGGGTGGCCGTGCTGGAGGGCATGCTCTATGTCGCCGGGGGCAACGATGGCACCAGCTGCCTAAACTCGGTGGAGCGATTCAATCCCAAGACCAACGCCTGGGAGGGCGTGGCGCCCATGAACATCCGCAG GAGTACCCACGACCTGGTGGCTATGGACGGCTGGCTGTACGCGGTGGGCGGCAACGACGGCAGCTCCAGCCTCAACTCCATTGAGAAGTACAACCCGCGCAGCAACAAGTGGGTGGCGGCCTCCTGCATGTTCACGCGGCGCAGCAGTGTGGGGGTGGCCGTCCTAGAGCTGCTCAACTTCCCGCCGCCTTCGTCGCCCACGCTCTCTGTGTCTTCCACCAGCCTTTGA